From the genome of Notolabrus celidotus isolate fNotCel1 chromosome 5, fNotCel1.pri, whole genome shotgun sequence, one region includes:
- the kdm6bb gene encoding lysine (K)-specific demethylase 6B, b yields the protein MYHPAELYSGRNTWDSYSAGGPNRGQWAPVNSRPWSHTQRCQDGRDQSHPPSNRLYNRGERTANHVQDKGISKGYRQPPRLWDSKERPFEAQNWHHNSTRSFHNRPGTNNGYLTGPRERYTNWDNDASISVHGGPRLHRNNRELQSQPERWAPSDCRRSFPDRMINNRPGPWKRPVPHQRRDQLHQHSPPPQHPLSPREECQAKRRRDSGPDQSSHLGSKHLPLVSHAPSPPRHHRCNQDDWKPLHDRTGPLHHSDHRTSTTQQQETSKLRPGGHGSSNSNPAAPNQSCGSRPPHHGNSRGKVNQKISSSPADHTRVPYSHQNHHHQYQRHTSHSRAPQHNLPLRTNEEKDSRTHHHKQSTEPQRIHQRGSSRDPALSESSGSDSPLYSSHHCSPQTASSPHSPSSLSTYMAASGRKGPSIIRQCSPGLRGQQKLQGSPNHTSRPSLASSTPPTSQKSRFSEVKNRKTSRSPCSRQTTHSRSRANKPEAEMEERLQNDKPVKKERKAEVQKMNRKGEETKKRKKKEERRLAERKKKKDRAAKKERKLGLKTKVAEKEMCTSLSTFNSSGEAKVSKIETTTLSPGKQDQSPTKHKHREKSEREEKTRRPSSKTSPYTSLASENHKTPGKIRSPLKLQHSLCRDTSNSKTSKRPTIILSKTEVRSKAKADDTFPSLLFKALEPLTTACSVSLERPIHRKDDGQGVLNAPDLQPVAVMGNLQELGDNLANTPPVLSWQGSPVSDLGDDEEELEKGVISRPVLQPSPTQCFSPPPVDSESSEDMSMESCGDAQINKPHSGTPGICDLPCTTEQTAEKEKEKEEEVDCSGETSVSLLSELRNHKTGLDDVFKSLANFLGGQKVTCRGGPFGGPLVNTARGVKSSSTLELAPEIHEHQDFFPKLDPLVSSEPGNQSPSHPTSDTLIKSNYSTDPKEPVIEYQLQKKQEQSENNIKEKQEDKKTEIITDKIESSPLDRSLSAKLRLTTTHTASFTSLITVTTKDDKVSRKETDPKGIERKRKHKCKDEEREGEIKIKIKTEESSVICPKNKQNEKSRVKERDVSSSVLVISKNSSRTPKDSMKGKTPQENHTKHSKEKKVSKGNAGEKIVTEVKEEVDGLENKTSAVAGNTNKKPSSASAITINTSMSCVSTPSTKPPCSLAPVDPLKLKALSMGFCKELKILLTKLESNGRQTFNISELEAKKIPLTKICVENTAAEVIRACKGTRVNGKFKESYLLSTFSVKPNMATVIPIPREKLNPPTPSIYLESKRDAFSPVLLQFCTDPKNAVTVIRGLAGSLRLNLGLFSTKSLVEANAEHAVEVRTQVQQPADENWNSNGSLQTWPCESSRSHTTIAKYAQYQASSFQESLQEEKESENEEDGEETQPSDLSTITLANSKASPASTTITANSGQVTSTPSPELKSGGKIIKFGTNIDLSDPKRWKPQLQELLKLPAFMRVESSNNMLSHVGHTILGMNTVQLYMKVPGSRTPGHQENNNFCSVNINIGPGDCEWFAVHEQYWGSINTFCEKHGVDYLTGSWWPVLEDLYGSNIPVYRFIQRPGDLVWINAGTVHWVQAVGWCNNIAWNVGPLNSYQYQLALERFEWNEVKKVKSIVPMIHVSWNVARTIKISDQDTYKMIKYCLIQSLKHIQILRDQLVAAGKKICYQSRVKDEPAYYCNDCDLEVFNLLFVTSENSSKKSYVVHCEDCARAKSPLLTGVVVLEQYQIEELMRTYDSFTLAPTPCSK from the exons ATGTATCACCCAGCAGAGCTGTACTCTGGCCGTAACACATGGGACTCCTACTCAGCTGGGGGACCTAACAGAGGACAATGGGCTCCTGTAAACAGCCGCCCCTGGAGCCACACTCAAAG ATGCCAAGATGGGCGCGATCAATCACACCCACCATCAAACCGCCTCTATAATAG GGGAGAGAGAACAGCCAACCATGTTCAGGACAAGGGTATCTCTAAGGGATACAGACAGCCTCCGCGTCTTTGGGATAGCAAAGAGCGGCCGTTTGAGGCCCAGAACTGGCATCACAACTCCACACGCTCATTCCACAATCGACCTGGCACCAACAACGGTTATCTAACAGGACCCAGAGAGCGCTACACAAACTGGGACAACGATGCCAGCATCTCTGTG CATGGAGGTCCTCGCCTGCATCGCAACAACCGGGAACTCCAGTCCCAGCCAGAGAGATGGGCCCCATCAGACTGTCGCAGGAGCTTTCCAGACAGAATGATAAACAACAGACCAGGACCCTGGAAACGGCCAGTTCCTCATCAGCGGCGAGACCAACTGCACCAGCACAGTCCACCTCCACAGCACCCTTTGTCCCCAAGGGAAGAGTGTCAAGCCAAGAGGAGAAGAGATTCTGGCCCTGATCAG TCATCACATCTGGGATCAAAGCATTTACCTTTAGTCTCCCATGCTCCATCACCACCTCGCCACCACCGCTGCAACCAAGATGACTGGAAGCCTCTTCATGACAGGACCGGTCCTCTCCACCACTCTGACCACAGGACCTCAACCACACAGCAACAG GAAACCTCTAAACTGCGCCCTGGAGGACATGGCTCTAGTAACAGTAACCCCGCAGCTCCAAACCAGAGTTGTGGCAGCAGACCACCACATCATGGGAACAGCAGAGGGAAGGTCAACCAGAAAATCTCCTCTTCACCAGCAGACCACACCCGTGTGCCTTACAGCCACCAAAACCATCATCATCAGTATCAACGGCATACAAGCCACTCCAGAGCCCCACAGCACAACCTTCCTCTACGCACCAACGAGGAGAAGGACTCACGGACCCATCACCACAAACAAAGCACA GAACCCCAGCGTATTCATCAAAGGGGTAGTTCAAGGGATCCAGCCCTCTCTGAGTCCTCCGGTTCAGACTCGCCTCTCTACTCATCACACCACTGCAGTCCACAAACTGCCAGCAGTCCACATTCTCCTTCTAGTCTATCCACATACATGGCAGCCAGTGGCAGAAAGGGTCCATCAATTATTCGTCAGTGCAGTCCTGGCCTCAGAGGACAGCAGAAACTCCAGGGAAGCCCCAATCACACATCAAGACCAAGCCTTGCATCTTCAACACCTCCTACATCTCAAAAATCCAGGTTCTCAGAGGTCAAAAACCGCAAGACGTCCCGGTCTCCCTGTTCACGACAGACCACCCACAGTAGATCAAGAGCAAACAAGCCTGAGGCAGAGATGGAAGAACGACTTCAAAATGACAAGCCagtgaaaaaggaaagaaaggcagAGGTTCAAAAGATGAACAGAAAAGGGGAAGAAACAAAAAAGCgtaagaaaaaagaggaaagacggttggcagagaggaaaaagaaaaaggatagAGCagcaaagaaggaaagaaagctgGGGTTGAAAACTAAAGTAGCAGAAAAGGAAATGTGTACCTCACTCTCCACTTTCAACTCATCAGGCGAGGCCAAAGTGAGTAAAATAGAGACTACGACTCTGTCACCAGGAAAGCAAGACCAGTCACcaaccaaacacaagcacaggGAGAAGAGTGAACGAGAGGAGAAGACACGCAGGCCATCCTCAAAAACCTCTCCCTACACATCCTTGGCATCGGAAAATCACAAAACTCCAGGAAAGATCAGAAGTCCCCTAAAACTACAGCATTCTCTTTGCAGGGACACCAGCAACAGTAAGACCAGCAAAAGGCCAACCATCATTCTGTCCAAAACAGAAGTCAGATCAAAAGCAAAAGCAGATGATACCTTCCCCTCCCTTTTATTCAAAGCTTTAGAACCGCTCACTACAGCCTGTTCTGTTAGCTTAGAGCGGCCTATTCATCGCAAAGACGATGGGCAGGGAGTTCTCAACGCTCcagacctgcagcctgttgctgtGATGGGAAACTTGCAGGAATTGGGAGACAACCTTGCGAATACTCCTCCTGTCCTCAGCTGGCAGGGATCTCCGGTATCAGATCTGGGAGACGATGAGGAGGAGTTAGAAAAGGGAGTGATAAGCAGACCTGTTCTCCAGCCAAGCCCAACTCAATGCTTTTCCCCTCCTCCTGTGGATAGTGAGAGCTCTGAGGATATGAGCATGGAGTCTTGTGGAGATGCACAGATCAATAAGCCACATAGTGGCACTCCAGGAATTTGTGATCTACCTTGTACAACTGAGCAAACAgctgagaaagagaaagagaaggaggaagaggtggactGTAGTGGGGAAACTTCAGTGTCTCTTCTTAGTGAGCTTCGCAACCACAAAACAGGCTTGGATGACGTCTTCAAGAGTCTGGCCAATTTTCTTGGCGGTCAGAAGGTCACTTGTCGAGGTGGCCCATTTGGTGGGCCTCTTGTCAACACTGCAAGAGGAGTAAAGTCCTCCTCCACGCTTGAATTGGCGCCAGAGATTCATGAGCATCAGGATTTCTTCCCAAAACTTGATCCCTTAGTATCATCAGAACCCGGTAATCAATCACCAAGTCACCCTACCTCAGATACACTCATAAAATCAAACTATTCGACAGATCCAAAGGAGCCAGTCATAGAATACCAGCTTCAGAAGAAGCAGGAACAATCTGAGAACAACataaaagagaaacaagaagaTAAGAAGACGGAGATCATCACTGACAAAATAGAGTCATCTCCTTTGGATAGGTCACTGAGTGCAAAGTTGAGATTGACCACAACACATACAGCCTCCTTCACCAGTCTCATCACCGTCACCACCAAGGACGACAAAGTAAGCCGCAAAGAGACAGATCCCAAAGGtatagagagaaaaagaaaacacaaatgcaaggatgaagagagagaaggagagattaAGATCAAGATCAAGACAGAAGAAAGCAGTGTCATTTgtcctaaaaacaaacaaaatgagaaaagtaGAGTCAAGGAAAGGGATGTTTCATCCTCCGTTCTAGTAATCTCCAAGAATTCATCCAGAACTCCTAAGGACAGTATGAAGGGGAAGACTCCTCAGGAAAATCATACCAAGCATAGCAAGGAGAAAAAAGTAAGCAAGGGGAACGCTGGAGAAAAGATAGTTACAGAGGTTAAAGAAGAAGTAGATGGGTTAGAAAACAAGACATCAGCAGTAGctggaaacacaaataaaaagccAAGCTCAGCATCAGCTATTACAATCAATACATCCATGTCCTGTGTGTCCACACCATCAACAAAACCTCCCTGCTCCTTGGCTCCAGTTGACCCTCTAAAACTGAAAGCATTGTCCATGGGCTTTTGTAAAGAGCTAAAGATCCTTCTGACTAAGCTTGAGAGTAATGGAAGACAGACATTCAACATATCAGAGCTGGAGGCGAAAAAAATCCCACTGACCAAGATCTGTGttgaaaacacagcagctgaaGTGATAAGAGCTTGCAA GGGGACAAGGGTAAATGGGAAGTTCAAGGAGTCCTACCTGCTTTCCACCTTCTCTGTCAAACCCAACATGGCCACCGTGATCCCTATTCCAAGAGAGAAGCTGAACCCTCCTACACCCAGCATCTAT ttGGAGAGTAAGAGGGATGCTTTCTCTCcggttctgcttcagttctgcACTGATCCCAAAAATGCTGTTACTGTCATCAGAGGCCTTGCTGGCTCCCTCCGCCTTA ACCTTGGTCTGTTCTCCACTAAATCTCTGGTGGAGGCCAATGCAGAGCACGCAGTGGAAGTGAGGACTCAAGTTCAGCAGCCAGCTGATGAGAACTGGAACTCTAATGGTTCATTGCAGACGTGGCCCTGTGAAAGTAGCCGCTCCCACACAACTATCGCCAAATACGCCCAGTACCAGGCTTCCAGCTTCCAGGAGAGCCTGCAG gaggagaaggagagtgaGAATGAAGAGGACGGAGAGGAAACCCAACCTTCAGACTTATCAACCATCACCCTTGCCAACAGTAAAGCCAGTCCTGCCTCCACTACCATCACAGCCAATTCTGGTCAAGTCACCAGCACACCCAG CCCAGAGCTGAAATCTGGAGGAAAAATCATTAAATTTGGGACCAATATTGATCTATCTGACCCTAAAAG ATGGAAGCCCCAGCTGCAGGAGTTGCTGAAGCTGCCAGCTTTTATGCGAGTGGAATCCAGCAACAACATGCTCAGTCACGTCGGTCACACCATCCTGGGCATGAACACCGTCCAGCTGTACATGAAGGTGCCAGGCAGCCGTACGCCAG GTCATCAGGAGAACAACAACTTCTGCTCAGTCAATATCAACATCGGGCCCGGTGACTGTGAGTGGTTTGCTGTGCACGAGCAATACTGGGGGTCCATCAACACCTTCTGTGAGAA GCACGGAGTGGACTACCTCACAGGCTCCTGGTGGCCAGTCCTGGAGGACCTCTACGGCTCCAACATCCCTGTGTACCGCTTCATTCAGAGGCCGGGTGATTTGGTGTGGATTAATGCAGGGACAGTTCACTGGGTGCAGGCGGTGGGCTGGTGCAACAACATTGCCTGGAATGTGGGACCGCTCAACT CGTACCAGTATCAGCTTGCCCTCGAGCGCTTTGAGTGGAACGAGGTGAAGAAGGTGAAGTCAATTGTTCCCATGATCCACGTCTCCTGGAATGTGGCTCGCACCATCAAGATCAGCGACCAGGATACCTACAAGATGATTAA ATACTGCCTGATTCAGTCCCTGAAGCACATCCAGATTCTCAGAGACCAGCTGGTGGCCGCGGGGAAGAAGATCTGTTACCAGAGCCGAGTGAAGGATGAGCCGGCGTACTACTGCAATGACTGCGAC ttggAGGTGTTCAACCTGCTGTTTGTGACCAGTGAGAACAGCAGTAAGAAGAGCTACGTGGTGCACTGTGAGGACTGTGCCCGGGCAAAGAGCCCGTTGCTGACAGGAGTGGTGGTGCTAGAACAGTATCAGATAGAGGAGCTGATGAGGACGTACGACAGCTTCACACTG gctcCAACGCCCTGTTCAAAATGA